A single genomic interval of uncultured Sphaerochaeta sp. harbors:
- a CDS encoding DeoR/GlpR family DNA-binding transcription regulator, which produces MIGLSPREKHILQLLKSGEEYPVSRLSAELGVSAVTIRGDLRDLDSKGLVIRSHGRVVVASAPQAAFRDDTNTPKKDLIAKLAATLVKDNDFIMITNGSTCSLIPRHIFGKRNVRVVTNSTLILPYARANTQLQVTLVGGEYRSEAEALVGPAAISQIENYHVSTTFFGTDGFTMEHGLTTSLIENAQVVQRMCAQATRRVLCVDSSKVGNRGFVRIMPVTEIDTIVTDSGFPADLITQLEEQGVEVLIAK; this is translated from the coding sequence ATGATAGGGCTTTCCCCTCGGGAAAAACACATACTCCAGCTTCTGAAAAGTGGTGAAGAGTATCCTGTATCCAGGCTCAGTGCAGAGCTTGGAGTTTCTGCGGTTACCATCAGGGGAGATTTACGGGATCTGGATTCCAAAGGACTGGTTATACGAAGCCATGGCCGGGTCGTGGTTGCCTCCGCCCCCCAAGCAGCCTTTCGTGATGATACTAATACTCCAAAAAAAGACCTAATTGCAAAACTTGCTGCCACCTTGGTGAAGGATAATGACTTTATCATGATTACCAATGGGTCCACCTGTTCCCTGATTCCCAGACACATATTCGGGAAAAGAAATGTACGGGTGGTTACCAATTCAACGCTTATACTGCCCTATGCACGGGCAAATACCCAGCTTCAGGTCACGCTGGTTGGTGGTGAGTACCGAAGCGAAGCCGAGGCCCTCGTCGGGCCTGCTGCCATTTCCCAGATAGAGAACTACCATGTATCCACCACCTTCTTCGGTACAGATGGATTTACCATGGAACATGGACTTACCACCAGCTTGATCGAGAATGCACAGGTGGTACAACGTATGTGCGCACAAGCCACACGGCGGGTTTTGTGCGTTGATTCCTCAAAGGTGGGGAATCGTGGGTTTGTGCGGATCATGCCGGTAACAGAGATAGATACCATTGTCACAGACAGTGGTTTTCCTGCGGACCTGATCACCCAGCTCGAGGAGCAGGGTGTTGAGGTCCTTATTGCAAAGTAG
- the rhaM gene encoding L-rhamnose mutarotase codes for MMRQAFVMQLKKGYEQEYKKRHDEIWPELKALLKESGVSDYTIFLDRDSGLLFAFQKSEGESGSQDLGSNPIVQKWWAYMADIMDTNEDNSPISLPLEEVFHMD; via the coding sequence ATGATGAGACAGGCATTCGTCATGCAGTTGAAGAAAGGATATGAACAAGAGTACAAGAAACGTCATGATGAGATTTGGCCGGAGTTGAAGGCGCTTCTCAAGGAAAGTGGGGTTTCTGACTACACCATTTTCCTTGACCGGGACAGTGGTCTCCTCTTTGCTTTTCAGAAATCAGAGGGAGAATCGGGGAGTCAGGATCTTGGCTCCAATCCCATTGTTCAGAAGTGGTGGGCCTATATGGCTGATATTATGGACACGAACGAAGACAACTCTCCAATCTCTCTTCCTTTGGAGGAAGTCTTTCATATGGATTGA
- a CDS encoding ABC transporter permease → MAEKRDLVAKSRLIDEMSLKNRLIEYFTQWEVLLSIIIVLVFVFFTIRTPYFLDWFNLMNATFQFSEKAIMALPMIFIIMCGDIDISIASIIALCAYAVGNAAQAGASIPSLIFIALLVGTLAGLFNGVMITALEMPAIAVTLATQSVFRGIAIGLLGDQARTEFPENFGFFGQQFIPGTIIPFEFVLYLVLVLLFAFVLHKTTYGRRLYAIGNSAEAARFSGIKVKTMRIINFTVTGFFCGLTSILLASRILSVRSNIATGWDLEIITLVVLGGVAITGGKGSVYGVFIGSMLVGYLKFGMGLLKFSGTLMTIVIGLLLISAVLLPRLLDMYKANRKLRLQQMSRN, encoded by the coding sequence ATGGCTGAAAAAAGAGATTTGGTAGCAAAATCCCGGCTTATTGATGAGATGTCGCTCAAGAACCGGTTGATTGAATATTTTACCCAGTGGGAAGTTCTGCTCTCCATTATTATTGTACTGGTGTTCGTCTTTTTCACTATCAGAACCCCGTACTTCCTTGATTGGTTCAATCTGATGAATGCAACGTTCCAATTCAGTGAGAAGGCAATCATGGCCCTTCCGATGATCTTTATCATCATGTGTGGTGACATTGACATCTCGATTGCCTCCATTATTGCTCTTTGTGCATATGCGGTAGGAAATGCTGCACAGGCGGGAGCTTCCATTCCTTCCCTGATATTCATTGCCCTGCTTGTTGGCACCCTCGCTGGATTGTTCAACGGGGTGATGATCACCGCCCTCGAAATGCCGGCCATCGCGGTCACCCTTGCGACACAGTCAGTATTCAGGGGGATTGCAATTGGTTTATTGGGAGATCAGGCACGTACTGAATTCCCAGAAAACTTTGGGTTCTTTGGTCAGCAATTCATTCCTGGTACCATTATCCCCTTTGAGTTCGTTCTCTACTTGGTCTTGGTATTGCTCTTTGCGTTTGTCTTGCATAAGACAACGTATGGAAGAAGATTGTACGCCATCGGGAATAGTGCTGAAGCGGCTCGTTTCTCCGGTATCAAGGTAAAGACCATGAGGATCATCAACTTTACCGTTACCGGATTCTTCTGTGGTCTTACCTCCATATTGCTGGCTAGTCGAATTCTCTCTGTCCGCTCAAACATTGCCACCGGATGGGATTTGGAAATCATCACCCTCGTCGTGCTTGGTGGTGTTGCCATCACCGGGGGCAAGGGGAGTGTGTATGGTGTTTTCATTGGCTCCATGTTGGTCGGTTACTTGAAGTTCGGCATGGGCTTGTTGAAGTTCAGTGGAACCCTGATGACCATTGTCATTGGATTACTTCTCATCTCTGCGGTCCTCCTTCCCCGATTGCTTGATATGTACAAGGCAAACAGGAAGCTACGGCTACAGCAAATGAGTAGAAATTAG
- a CDS encoding ABC transporter permease yields MPDLSFSSFVKKALARREATLTVLLVVLLVPISVRSPQFLSAKNISTILNDMAILSIVAIGEFYVILSNGIDLSVGSIIAFTGMATGMINEANPTVSPLLLLLAGMGIGMVMGLFNGVLVAYGKIPPIITTLGTVNIYRGLTFLLSGGTWVTAHEMSKSYIDFPRNSFLGISNLLWIAIIVIAVFYYFSRYTRIGREVYAIGGNPTAAKFVGVNESRVRVVVFLISGTLCGLAGALWTARYASAVNEMATGFEMQAVAACVLGGVNFAGGSGGIIGVVLGTLFLGVVTNALPVIYLSVFWQTFVQGLIILIALTLNTISDQRKTKKLLAQRRG; encoded by the coding sequence ATGCCTGACTTATCCTTCTCCTCCTTTGTAAAGAAAGCACTGGCCCGTAGGGAGGCAACCCTTACCGTATTGTTGGTGGTGCTCCTGGTGCCGATTTCAGTCCGCTCTCCGCAGTTTCTTTCTGCGAAGAACATCTCCACCATCCTCAACGACATGGCTATCCTCTCCATTGTCGCCATTGGTGAGTTCTATGTAATCCTCTCAAATGGGATTGACCTATCGGTAGGTTCCATTATCGCCTTCACCGGTATGGCTACCGGTATGATCAATGAGGCAAATCCTACAGTCAGTCCCTTGCTCCTCTTGCTTGCAGGAATGGGTATTGGAATGGTAATGGGACTCTTCAATGGTGTATTGGTTGCCTACGGAAAAATCCCCCCGATCATCACCACATTGGGTACGGTGAATATCTATCGCGGGCTTACCTTTCTCCTCAGTGGAGGTACGTGGGTTACAGCCCATGAGATGAGTAAATCCTACATAGATTTCCCTCGTAACAGTTTCCTCGGAATTTCTAACCTTCTCTGGATTGCCATTATTGTCATTGCTGTATTCTATTACTTCAGTAGATATACCCGCATAGGACGAGAAGTCTATGCAATCGGGGGAAACCCGACAGCAGCAAAGTTTGTAGGAGTGAATGAGAGTAGGGTCAGGGTAGTAGTATTCCTTATCAGTGGAACACTCTGTGGCCTTGCAGGGGCTCTTTGGACCGCTCGCTATGCTTCTGCAGTGAATGAGATGGCAACTGGGTTTGAAATGCAGGCAGTAGCAGCCTGTGTACTTGGTGGTGTCAACTTTGCCGGTGGCTCCGGTGGCATTATCGGGGTGGTCCTGGGGACGCTCTTCCTTGGTGTGGTCACCAATGCGTTGCCGGTTATCTACCTGTCAGTTTTCTGGCAAACATTCGTCCAAGGCTTGATCATTCTCATCGCATTGACGCTCAACACCATCAGCGACCAGCGAAAGACGAAGAAGCTGCTTGCACAGAGGAGAGGCTAG
- a CDS encoding sugar ABC transporter ATP-binding protein — protein MQQALLEVQHVTKVFPGIRALDDVHLSLRRGEVHALIGENGAGKSTLVKILTGVYIPTSGTMTFEGKEISFKNAIDAQQAGIVAIHQEASMFPELSVTENIYMGHHLRNPKTKKLDWKTMQENTQALLQRMQLDINPDSLVKNLSVAQRHMVEIVKALSLDADLVIMDEPTSALTGREVDDLFRIVRSLKEEGKAILFISHKFEEIFEICDYYTVFRDGQYIGEGKVAESNEDTIINMMIGRSIDQMYPHHEPKIGKKVLEVKHLSQLGAFKDISFDLHEGEILGLFGLVGAGRSEVVRTIFGIDKASEGTMHLLGKPFMPKGAIDSMRKGIALVPEDRQRQGLVLKMSLTHNISLPVLTNLCWKGLVTRKKIEKSYVQEHGDQMEIKSAGYHVDAETLSGGNQQKVVLAKWIGTNPKILILDEPTKGIDVATKAAVHEFVCDMADKGVAVILISSELPEILGMSDRIVVMHEGYQTAILDAEEATAESVMRYAIATVQMEASNA, from the coding sequence ATGCAACAGGCATTGTTGGAAGTACAACACGTAACAAAGGTGTTTCCCGGTATCAGAGCCTTGGATGATGTACATCTCTCCCTACGAAGGGGTGAAGTGCATGCCCTCATTGGAGAGAACGGAGCAGGAAAGTCCACCTTGGTGAAGATTCTCACCGGAGTCTATATCCCTACCAGTGGAACAATGACCTTTGAGGGGAAAGAAATCTCCTTCAAGAATGCAATCGACGCCCAACAGGCAGGGATTGTAGCCATCCATCAGGAAGCATCCATGTTTCCCGAGCTCAGTGTCACAGAGAATATCTATATGGGACACCACCTCAGGAATCCGAAAACAAAAAAACTCGACTGGAAAACCATGCAGGAGAATACCCAGGCATTGCTCCAGAGGATGCAACTTGATATCAATCCAGATTCCCTGGTCAAGAATCTCAGTGTTGCACAGCGCCACATGGTGGAAATTGTCAAGGCACTCAGCCTTGATGCAGATCTGGTCATCATGGATGAGCCGACCAGCGCACTCACCGGCCGAGAGGTCGATGATCTATTCAGGATAGTCCGCTCCTTGAAGGAAGAGGGCAAGGCAATTCTCTTCATCTCCCATAAGTTTGAAGAGATTTTTGAAATTTGCGATTACTACACGGTTTTCCGTGACGGACAATATATCGGGGAAGGGAAGGTAGCAGAGAGCAACGAAGATACGATCATTAACATGATGATCGGGCGCTCAATAGACCAGATGTACCCCCACCATGAACCAAAGATCGGCAAAAAGGTGCTTGAGGTTAAGCACCTCAGTCAGCTTGGTGCCTTCAAGGACATCTCCTTTGATTTGCATGAAGGGGAGATACTCGGTCTCTTCGGGCTTGTCGGAGCTGGTCGCAGCGAGGTGGTGAGAACCATTTTTGGAATTGACAAGGCCAGTGAGGGGACGATGCATTTGCTCGGGAAACCCTTCATGCCCAAAGGTGCCATTGACAGTATGCGGAAAGGAATTGCCCTAGTACCTGAAGACCGCCAGAGGCAGGGTTTGGTGTTGAAAATGAGCTTGACCCATAATATCAGCCTACCGGTGTTGACCAATCTCTGCTGGAAAGGCCTGGTGACCAGAAAGAAGATTGAAAAGAGCTATGTCCAGGAACATGGTGATCAAATGGAGATAAAATCGGCAGGGTACCATGTCGATGCTGAAACGCTCAGTGGGGGTAACCAGCAGAAGGTCGTCCTTGCCAAGTGGATTGGGACAAATCCGAAGATTCTCATTCTTGATGAACCTACAAAGGGTATTGATGTAGCAACGAAGGCAGCAGTACACGAATTCGTTTGTGATATGGCAGACAAGGGTGTTGCCGTTATTTTGATCAGTAGTGAGCTTCCTGAAATCTTGGGAATGTCAGACCGGATCGTCGTGATGCATGAAGGGTACCAGACAGCCATTCTTGATGCAGAAGAAGCGACAGCAGAGTCAGTAATGCGGTATGCAATCGCAACTGTACAGATGGAGGCCTCCAATGCCTGA
- the rhaS gene encoding rhamnose ABC transporter substrate-binding protein gives MKKTLLFVLIMTMALGAMFAQGTKEAAPAGEKEIVILGKSMGNGFFDAVFKGSEEAAAELGGIKTTYMAPPQATAEGQIEIIETLIAQRVDGIAISANDADALIPVAKKAMAAGIKVISYDSGINVGGRIVDLLPSNPELIGRQQIQLAAELTDYKGDVAVLSASAQATNQNLWIEWMKEEIKEAEYSNMKLVEVVYGDDAPDKSYREAVSLMQKYPNLKAIICPTTVGLLATAQAVKDAGKSGVVEVTGLGLPSEMKGYILDGTCRQMALWNPIDLGYSSTYILDGLIDGTIDGATGEEIPAGRMGSIKVEENGIAFMSTPYVFNKDNIEKFAEIY, from the coding sequence ATGAAGAAAACATTGTTGTTTGTCCTCATCATGACCATGGCCCTTGGTGCAATGTTCGCTCAGGGAACCAAGGAAGCAGCCCCGGCTGGCGAAAAAGAGATTGTCATTCTCGGAAAGAGTATGGGAAATGGGTTCTTTGATGCAGTATTCAAAGGTAGTGAAGAAGCTGCCGCTGAGCTTGGTGGGATCAAGACGACCTATATGGCACCTCCCCAGGCTACTGCAGAGGGACAGATTGAGATCATCGAGACCTTGATCGCACAGAGAGTTGATGGCATTGCCATCAGCGCAAACGATGCAGATGCATTGATTCCTGTAGCCAAGAAAGCCATGGCAGCCGGTATCAAGGTTATCAGTTATGACTCTGGCATCAACGTAGGTGGACGTATTGTTGACCTTCTGCCCAGTAACCCTGAACTCATTGGACGCCAGCAGATTCAGCTTGCTGCTGAACTGACTGATTACAAGGGTGATGTTGCTGTCCTTTCCGCTTCTGCTCAGGCTACCAACCAGAACCTCTGGATTGAGTGGATGAAAGAAGAAATCAAGGAAGCTGAATATTCCAACATGAAGCTTGTTGAGGTTGTCTATGGTGATGATGCCCCCGATAAGAGCTATCGTGAAGCAGTCTCCTTGATGCAGAAATATCCTAACCTGAAGGCTATCATCTGCCCGACCACTGTTGGTCTGCTTGCAACCGCACAGGCTGTCAAGGACGCTGGAAAGAGTGGCGTTGTTGAAGTCACCGGTCTTGGTCTTCCTTCAGAGATGAAGGGCTACATCCTCGACGGCACCTGCCGCCAGATGGCACTGTGGAATCCAATTGACCTTGGATACAGTTCCACCTACATCCTTGATGGACTGATTGATGGTACCATCGACGGAGCAACTGGTGAAGAGATTCCTGCTGGTCGCATGGGCTCAATCAAGGTCGAAGAGAATGGTATTGCCTTCATGAGTACTCCTTATGTATTCAACAAGGACAACATCGAGAAGTTCGCAGAGATCTATTAA
- a CDS encoding bile acid:sodium symporter family protein, with the protein MASLQDINKRFNAVMPFVTPIGVVLGLILGHRLDSYRFLGTYFFAFITFVGALGVSYRQFAQIARRMASVLLVLFSAHIVLPVFVALIGRVVFPTQPDIVTGFVLLSSIPIAVTAFIWSTIYEGDAALALSLIILDTLLSPILTPLTIRLLSNTTVAIDQGGIMTSLLVMIVLPSLVGMLVTQTMPKVAKEVVLYLSPVTKLLLIVVVIIHVGALSGSLSFSWIYVPLILMNLFVIALGFLLVYVLGRYVLKVDRPSLVSMTFTGGMRNISAALVLATTYFPPLAALPVILGILFQQTFVGLLGGVLFGNRRNSSPS; encoded by the coding sequence ATGGCATCACTGCAGGATATAAATAAGCGTTTTAATGCGGTGATGCCGTTTGTTACACCGATTGGTGTGGTGCTCGGCTTGATACTTGGGCACCGATTGGACTCCTATCGATTTCTTGGAACCTATTTTTTCGCATTCATTACCTTTGTAGGAGCATTGGGGGTAAGCTATCGTCAGTTTGCCCAGATTGCACGTAGAATGGCCTCTGTGTTGCTTGTGCTCTTCAGTGCTCATATAGTGCTGCCGGTTTTTGTTGCACTCATTGGACGAGTGGTTTTTCCCACCCAGCCAGATATTGTCACTGGTTTTGTGTTGCTCTCTTCGATTCCGATCGCGGTCACTGCATTCATATGGTCGACCATTTATGAGGGAGACGCAGCCCTTGCTCTTTCACTCATCATTCTTGATACCTTGCTTTCTCCCATCCTGACACCTCTGACGATCAGGTTGCTCTCCAATACGACAGTGGCAATTGACCAAGGAGGGATCATGACCAGCTTGCTGGTGATGATCGTCCTTCCATCCCTTGTGGGGATGTTGGTTACCCAAACCATGCCCAAGGTTGCAAAAGAGGTTGTACTCTATCTCAGCCCAGTTACCAAGCTTCTTCTTATTGTAGTGGTAATAATCCATGTAGGGGCTCTCTCTGGTTCTCTCTCCTTTTCCTGGATCTATGTTCCACTCATCCTGATGAACCTCTTTGTCATTGCCTTAGGGTTCCTCCTTGTCTATGTACTCGGGAGGTATGTCCTGAAGGTGGATCGCCCCAGCCTTGTCAGTATGACGTTCACCGGAGGAATGAGGAATATCAGTGCAGCTTTGGTGCTTGCTACCACCTATTTTCCTCCTCTTGCTGCCCTTCCTGTCATACTGGGAATCCTCTTCCAGCAGACATTCGTAGGGTTACTGGGAGGAGTGTTGTTTGGAAACAGGAGAAATAGTTCTCCTTCTTAA
- a CDS encoding class II aldolase/adducin family protein: MSFASLIAHSKRYGSDPSYVLLGGGNTSYKEGNILYVKASGHALGTIDESGFVRMDLGKLDKIWGKQYSNDDEQREDEVLKDMMDCRLEGETARPSVEALLHALLPFPYVIHLHPAMVNGLTCAQEGEKAVARLFPEALWIELVKPGFILADIVRSRMAEQKKETGTVSSLIFLQNHGIFAGGQSLEEIESLYNSLMGKISSQLVRKPDFSPLEADSSRVESVKKELGGLTKEPVLFSWNKEFAHYLQDENHFQAVASSFTPDHIVYAGFKPLWVEEGQDVVSAFKQYEAEHGVSPKIVCVQNLGVFSLGEKPMPLFVDTVSIAVYTESFGGPRFMDDAMIDFIRNWEVEKYRSSVASK; this comes from the coding sequence ATGAGTTTTGCATCCCTGATTGCCCACTCCAAGCGGTATGGCTCGGACCCTTCTTACGTATTATTGGGAGGTGGAAACACCTCCTATAAAGAGGGGAATATCCTCTATGTAAAGGCTAGTGGCCATGCCTTGGGAACCATTGATGAATCTGGGTTTGTCCGGATGGATCTGGGAAAGCTGGATAAGATCTGGGGAAAACAGTACAGCAATGATGACGAACAGAGAGAGGATGAAGTCCTCAAGGATATGATGGATTGTCGCCTTGAAGGAGAGACAGCACGGCCTTCTGTTGAGGCCTTGCTCCATGCATTGCTCCCCTTTCCCTATGTCATCCACCTTCACCCTGCCATGGTGAATGGTCTTACCTGTGCACAAGAAGGAGAGAAGGCTGTTGCCAGACTTTTTCCTGAAGCGCTCTGGATTGAATTAGTGAAGCCTGGATTCATCCTTGCAGATATTGTTCGCTCCAGGATGGCCGAGCAGAAGAAGGAAACAGGGACCGTCAGCTCCCTGATTTTCCTGCAGAACCATGGTATTTTTGCCGGAGGGCAGAGTTTGGAGGAGATTGAAAGCCTCTACAACTCCTTGATGGGAAAAATTTCCTCCCAGTTGGTAAGAAAGCCTGATTTTTCTCCTCTGGAGGCAGACTCTTCCCGTGTTGAATCAGTCAAGAAAGAGCTTGGGGGTCTTACTAAAGAACCGGTTCTTTTCTCTTGGAACAAGGAATTTGCGCACTACCTGCAGGATGAGAACCATTTCCAAGCAGTTGCTTCCTCCTTTACCCCTGACCATATTGTCTATGCCGGTTTCAAGCCACTCTGGGTTGAAGAGGGGCAGGATGTGGTTTCTGCTTTCAAACAGTATGAGGCCGAACATGGGGTAAGTCCAAAGATTGTCTGCGTACAGAACCTAGGGGTATTCTCCCTGGGAGAGAAGCCGATGCCACTCTTTGTGGATACCGTATCAATTGCAGTATATACCGAGAGTTTTGGAGGACCCCGTTTCATGGATGATGCAATGATTGATTTCATCAGAAACTGGGAAGTGGAGAAATATCGGTCTTCAGTTGCATCAAAGTAG
- a CDS encoding L-rhamnose isomerase, with protein sequence MSYYEEAKKIYANYGVDTDSVLDQLSDVPISVHCWQGDDVGGFERPDAELAGGGIQTTGNYPGKAKTVEQLRQDLEQVFSLVGGSHRLNLHASYGEFGSTFVDRDQIEEKHYQGWLDWGKKMGIPLDFNGTFFSHPMADDGYTLASKDERIRRFWIEHAKRCRKIAAWIGEQQGSPCILDTWVPDGAKNLTVDKFGYRAILKESLDEIFETEYPSEFMRDALETKLFGIGSEAFVVGSHEFYMNYAARNNKMLCIDMGHFHTEEDISDKLSAILLFDDEILLHVSRPMHWDSDHVILFNDKIKMVAEELVRSGKLESSHIGLDFFDASINRIGAWVTGIRAMRKALLFALLEPIDQLIEYEESGNGYATMALLEQQSVLPFGAIWDEYCRRTNTPLESELIELVSTYEREVLGERS encoded by the coding sequence ATGTCTTACTATGAAGAAGCCAAGAAAATATATGCGAACTATGGTGTCGATACCGACTCTGTCCTTGATCAATTGTCTGACGTTCCCATCTCTGTCCACTGTTGGCAGGGTGATGATGTTGGCGGTTTCGAGCGTCCCGATGCCGAACTGGCTGGTGGTGGAATCCAAACCACAGGGAACTACCCCGGCAAGGCAAAAACTGTAGAACAGTTGCGTCAGGATCTGGAGCAGGTATTCTCCCTGGTTGGTGGAAGTCATAGGCTGAACCTGCATGCCAGCTATGGGGAGTTCGGGTCCACCTTTGTTGACCGTGACCAGATTGAGGAGAAGCACTATCAAGGTTGGCTTGATTGGGGCAAGAAGATGGGTATCCCTCTGGACTTCAATGGAACCTTCTTCAGCCATCCAATGGCTGATGATGGCTATACATTGGCAAGCAAGGATGAGAGAATCCGTAGGTTCTGGATTGAGCACGCAAAACGCTGTAGGAAGATTGCTGCCTGGATTGGAGAGCAACAGGGGAGCCCCTGTATCCTCGACACCTGGGTTCCCGATGGTGCAAAAAACCTTACCGTTGACAAGTTCGGGTACCGTGCCATTCTCAAGGAGAGCCTTGATGAGATTTTTGAGACCGAGTATCCCAGCGAATTTATGCGTGATGCTCTGGAGACCAAGCTCTTTGGCATCGGAAGCGAAGCCTTCGTGGTTGGCTCGCATGAGTTCTATATGAACTATGCAGCAAGAAACAATAAGATGCTCTGCATTGATATGGGACACTTCCACACAGAAGAAGATATCTCAGATAAACTTTCCGCCATTCTCCTCTTCGATGATGAGATTCTCTTGCACGTCAGTCGTCCCATGCATTGGGACAGTGATCATGTGATTCTGTTCAATGACAAGATCAAGATGGTTGCTGAGGAGCTGGTGAGAAGCGGGAAGCTGGAGTCCTCCCACATTGGCTTGGATTTCTTCGATGCATCAATCAACCGTATTGGAGCATGGGTCACCGGTATCAGGGCAATGCGCAAGGCCTTGCTCTTTGCCCTTCTTGAGCCGATTGATCAACTCATTGAGTATGAAGAGTCAGGAAATGGCTATGCAACCATGGCGTTGCTTGAACAGCAGAGTGTTCTCCCCTTTGGTGCCATCTGGGATGAGTACTGCAGAAGAACCAACACTCCACTGGAGAGTGAACTCATTGAGTTGGTAAGTACCTATGAGAGGGAAGTATTGGGGGAACGTTCATGA
- a CDS encoding helix-turn-helix domain-containing protein: MSSFTLHETMFFKENSLPVKVLLRDPEIPFSLHGHDFYEIVVVVSGKGIHLLEQDKRQLQEGMVFCIRPGTIHGYADIENLVLYNLLIGKKAFSVLYPEVKDVAGFPETFMQAEGDVPLVRLNSHQHAEIVSLISAVKEESEQQDYSKGSTSMTYSKLLQFLILVSRFHSARRGSAFQNDQRLEKVIIYMEQNIDRSIPLNELVEVSNMSASTLNRQFKLSTGWSPVDFHIHRRIAYASNLLLTTDLSIERISEKTGFSDANYFARQFRSHMQMSPRQYKQLWTTPKED; encoded by the coding sequence ATGTCTAGTTTTACATTGCACGAAACCATGTTCTTCAAGGAAAACAGCCTTCCTGTGAAGGTATTACTCCGTGACCCAGAGATTCCTTTCTCATTGCATGGACATGATTTCTATGAAATCGTGGTGGTAGTATCAGGAAAAGGCATCCACCTCTTGGAACAGGACAAGCGACAGTTGCAGGAAGGCATGGTGTTCTGTATTCGCCCAGGAACCATTCATGGATATGCAGATATCGAGAATCTGGTCCTCTACAATCTACTTATTGGAAAGAAGGCCTTTTCAGTGCTCTATCCCGAGGTCAAGGACGTGGCTGGGTTTCCTGAGACATTCATGCAAGCAGAGGGAGACGTCCCACTGGTTCGGCTCAACTCACACCAACACGCTGAGATTGTTTCCCTGATAAGCGCAGTAAAGGAGGAGTCAGAGCAACAGGACTACAGCAAAGGCTCGACCTCAATGACCTACTCCAAATTGCTCCAATTTCTCATCCTGGTAAGCAGGTTCCACAGTGCTCGACGAGGTTCTGCTTTCCAGAATGATCAGCGCCTCGAGAAAGTCATCATCTATATGGAGCAGAATATCGACCGCAGCATACCCTTGAATGAACTGGTTGAGGTCTCGAACATGAGTGCAAGCACACTCAACCGACAGTTCAAGCTATCAACGGGTTGGTCTCCAGTCGATTTCCATATCCATAGGCGAATCGCCTATGCCTCCAATCTACTCCTGACTACCGACCTGAGCATTGAGAGGATCAGCGAAAAAACAGGGTTCTCAGATGCAAATTACTTCGCACGCCAGTTCAGGAGTCATATGCAGATGAGTCCACGGCAATATAAGCAGCTGTGGACCACCCCCAAGGAAGATTAG
- the fucU gene encoding L-fucose mutarotase, translating into MLKTIPSILSPELLKILMEMGHGDEIVIGDGNFPAASMNDRVVRLDGHGADEVLKAILQLFPLDTYAENAFLMDTTPGDTVQTPIWDVYEATCKNGDPAFKGFTRLERFAFYERSQKAYAIVATGETALYANIILKKGVVV; encoded by the coding sequence ATGTTGAAAACAATTCCCTCAATCCTTAGCCCTGAACTATTGAAGATTCTCATGGAAATGGGCCATGGCGATGAGATCGTGATCGGAGATGGAAATTTCCCTGCTGCATCCATGAATGACCGGGTGGTCCGCTTGGATGGACATGGGGCAGACGAGGTGCTGAAAGCAATCTTGCAGCTGTTCCCTCTTGATACCTATGCAGAGAACGCGTTCCTGATGGACACAACCCCTGGGGACACAGTTCAAACTCCTATCTGGGATGTCTACGAGGCCACCTGCAAAAATGGTGATCCCGCATTTAAAGGCTTTACCCGTCTTGAGCGCTTCGCCTTCTATGAACGGAGTCAGAAAGCATATGCCATTGTTGCTACTGGAGAGACCGCACTATATGCAAACATCATTTTGAAGAAGGGTGTAGTGGTCTAA